The Streptomyces sp. V3I7 genome segment CGCACGGCGGGCGTCACCCTGCACGTCATGGGCGAGGGGCAGCACGACGGCGTGGGCGCCGTGCACGCCCCCGCGGTCGTCCTCGCGACCGGCGGCATGGGTCAGGTCTTCTCCGCGACCACCAACCCCTCGGTGTCGACCGGCGACGGCGTGGCGCTCGCCCTTCGCGCGGGCGCCGAGGTCTCCGACCTGGAGTTCGTGCAGTTCCACCCGACCGTGCTGTTCCTCGGCCCCGACGCCGAGGGCCAGCAGCCGCTGGTCTCCGAGGCGGTGCGCGGCGAGGGGGCCCACCTGGTCGACGCCGACGGAGTGCGCTTCATGGCCGGGCAGCACGAACTGGCCGAACTCGCGCCCCGGGACATCGTCGCCAAGGGCATCACGCGCCGCATGGGGGAGCAGGACGCCGCCCACATGTTCCTCGACGCCCGGCACTTCGGCGCCGAGATGTGGGAGCACCGCTTCCCGACGATCCTGGCCGCCTGCCGCGCGAACGGCATCGACCCGGTCACCGAGCCCATCCCGGTCGCCCCGGCCGCCCACTACGCCTCCGGCGGCGTCCGCACCGACGCCCACGGCCGGACGACCGTCCCCGGGCTGTACGCGTGCGGCGAGGTCGCCTGCACCGGCGTGCACGGCGCCAACCGGCTCGCCTCCAACTCCCTGCTGGAGGGCCTGGTCTACGCCGAGCGCATCGCCGCCGACATCGCCGCGCTCAAGGCGGACGGCCGCCTGCACGCGCGCGTGCCCGCGCCGGTCGCCCGGCCCGAGAAGCCCGCGCACCCCCTGCTCGGCGCCGAGGCCCGGTTCGCCATCCAGCGGATCATGACCCGGGGCGCGGGCGTGCTGCGCTCGGACGAGTCCCTCGCCAAGGCCGCCGACCAGCTGTCGCGGCTGCACACCGAGGCCCGCGAGGTCCTCGACGAGACCGGCCGGACCGCCGAGCCCGGCGTCGACACCTGGGAGGCCACCAACCTCCTGTGCGTGGCCCGCGTCCTGGTCGCCGCCGCCCGGCGGCGCGAGGAGACCCGCGGCTGCCACTGGCGCGAGGACCGGCCCGACCGCGACGACGCCCGCTGGCGGCGCCACATCGTCGTACGGCTGAATCCGGACCGGACACCCACCCTGCACACCACCGGCACCGCAGACTTTCCCCCCATCCGGCAGCACCGTCCCCAGGAGCAGTGACAGCAGTGAGCACCCCCGACCTTCCCCTTGCCGACACCGGTGGCTGCGGCGACGGCTGCGCCTGCGGCGCGGACGCCGAGGACGCGTACATGGAGTGCGGGCTCGACCCCGCGCTCGCCGAGCTCCTGGCCGACGCCGGACTCGACCCCCTGGAGGTCGAGGACATCGCCAACGTCGCCGTCCAGGAGGACCTCGCGGGCGGTGTGGACGTGACGACCGTCGCGACCATCCCCGAGGACGCCGTGGCCACCGCCGACTTCACCGCGCGCGAGGCGGGCGTCGTCGCGGGCCTGCGCGTCGCCGAGGCCGTGCTCTCCGTGGTGTGCACCGACGAGTTCGAGGTCGAGCGGCACGTGGAGGACGGCGACCGGGTGGAGGCCGGCCAGAAGCTCCTGTCGGTCACCACGCGCACCCGCGACCTGCTGACCGCCGAGCGCAGCGCCCTCAACATCCTGGGCCGCCTGTCCGGCATCGCGACGGCCACGCGCGCGTGGGCCGACGTGCTGGAGGGCACCGACGCCGACGTGCGCGACACCCGCAAGACGACGCCGGGCCTCAGGTCTCTGGAGAAGTACGCCGTGCGCTGCGGCGGCGGCGTCAACCACCGCATGTCCCTGTCGGACGCGGCTCTGGTGAAGGACAACCACGTGCTCGCAGCGGGCGGCGTCGAGCAGGCCTTCAAGGCCGTCCGTGAGGCCTTCCCGGACCTGCCCGTCGAGGTCGAGGTCGACACCCTGCACCAGCTGCGCGAGGCCGTCGACGCCGGCGCCGACCTGATCCTGCTGGACAACTTCACGCCCGGCGAGTGCGAGGAGGCCGTGGCCATCGTCCACGGGCGCGCCCAGCTGGAGGCCTCCGGCCGGCTCACGCTCGACAACGCGCGCGCGTACGCGGAGACCGGCGTCGACTTCCTGGCCGTCGGCGCCCTCACCCACTCCGCCCCGGTCCTGGACATCGGCCTGGACCTGCGCGAGGCGGAGTAACGGCCATGCTCCTGACGATCGACGTAGGCAACACGCACACCGTCCTCGGCCTGTTCGACGGCGACACCATCGTCGAGCACTGGCGCATCTCCACGGACGCCCGCCGCACGGCCGACGAACTGGCCGTCCTGCTCCAGGGCCTGATGGGCATGCACCCGCTGCTCGGCGAGGAGCTCGGCGACGGCATCGACGGGATCGCGATCTGCGCGACCGTGCCCTCGGTCCTCCACGAGCTGCGCGAGGTGACGCGGCGGTACTACGGGGACGTCCCCGCGGTGCTGGTGGAGCCCGGCGTGAAGACGGGCGTGCCGATCCTGACGGACAACCCCAAGGAGGTCGGCGCCGACCGCATCATCAACGCGGTGGCGGCCGTCGAGCTGTACGGGGGCCCGGCGATCGTCGTCGACTTCGGTACGGCGACGACCTTCGACGCGGTGTCCGCGCGCGGGGAGTATGTCGGCGGCGTCATCGCGCCGGGCATCGAGATCTCGGTCGACGCCCTCGGCGTCAAGGGCGCGCAGCTGCGGAAGATCGAGATGGCCCGCCCGCGCAGCGTGATCGGCAAGAACACGGTCGAGGCGATGCAGGCGGGCATCGTGTACGGCTTCGCCGGACAGGTCGACGGGGTCGTGAACCGGATGGCCCGCGAGCTGGCCGACGACCCGGACGACGTGACGGTGATCGCCACGGGCGGGCTCGCGCCGATAGTGCTGAGCGAGTCGTCGGTCATCGACGAGCACGAGCCGTGGCTGACCCTGATCGGCCTGCGCCTGGTGTACGAGCGGAACGTCGCCCGCGCGTGAGCGGTGGGCCGGCGCCCCGCGGCGCCGGCCCGGGCCCATCGCCCCAGCTGAGGGAAACCGGGGAGCGACACGGCAGCCCGAGCCGTCTGTTTTGTCCGATTAGCGGTAGCGTCACCGCATGCCCACGCCATACGGATCCCGCGGCGGCATGGCGTTCGGTGCGGAGGAGCTGCCCGTGCTCCGCCGCGCTCTCGCCCTCGCCCTTCACCCCGGCCCCGCCTCGACCGAGGACGTCCAGGACTGTCTCCGCCTCGCCGAGTCGCTCGACGAGGCGATGCACGAGGGGGTCAGGCTGCGCGCCTTCCTCGTGGCCGACCTCGGCCGGTACCGCGCCGCCCTCCCCGGCGCCGCGGCCGGCTATCTGGCACTCCTGGAGGAGGTGCTGGGCGCCGGATACCGCCCCCTCGCCGACGACCTGGCCGCGCTCCGCGCCCTGCGCGGGAACCGCGCCGCGGCGGCCCTGCTCGACCGCCTGGACCGCCCCGGAGCTCACCCGGATGCCACCGCCACCGTGCCCGCCTCCCGTCGTCGCCCCCGGCTGCTGATGGCGCTGCCAGGAGGCGACAAGGGCGAGGAGCAGGGCAAGAAGCCCGCAGAGCGCCCGTCCCCGCAGCCCGCCGCGCCCAAGCCGTCGAGGCCCGTCCCCACCCCGGGCGAGGTCTTCCCCCGGCGCAAGCCCGCCCCGTCCCCCGGCACGCCCAACCCGCCCCACCAGCGGCTCGCCGCGGGCTGAGACGGGCACCGCGACACGGGGCCGGGCGCCGGACCCACCCCGGTCCGTCCGCCGATGTCCCCCTGGCTACCCTGGGGGCATGGACTATGTCTCCGCGCTCGTGCCCCCGGTCGTCATGGCCGCGTTGTTCATCGCTGTGGTCCGGGTGATCGTGAAGACCCAGGGCGGGGCCGCGAAGACCAAGGAGGACGCCGCCGTCGACGCGGCCCTCGCGCACGCGGACGGCGTGCGGCAGGCCTCCGCCGGCCCTGACGCCTGAGAAGCCCCGCCCGGCCTCGCCCCACACCTCTGGGCGTACGACTCGCGCACCTCGCGCTTTCCGAGTCGTACGCCCTTTTTGTTCGCGTTTGTCGCGGAAGGCGCACGTCCGGGCCAGCATGGACCGGGATCTCCCACTATTGTTCTGAACTGTGCCTCGCCCATTGGGAGAACTCGAAGACGCGGTCATGACGCGGGTGTGGAAGTGGAACCGCCCGGTGACCGTTCGGGAAGTCCTGGAAGACCTTCAGCGGGAGCGGTCCATCGCGTACACCACGGTGATGACCGTTTTGGACAATCTCCATCAGAAGGGCTGGGTGCGCCGCGAGGCGGAAGGGCGCGCCTATCGATATGAGGCCGTCTCCACGCGTGCCGCGTACGCCGCGGCCCTCATGAACGAGGCCTGGTCGCAGAGCGACAACGCGGCCGCCGCACTCGTCGCGTTCTTCGGGATGATGAGCGACGAACAGCGCCAGGCGCTGAGAGCCGCCATGCGTATCGTCCAGGTCCCGGAAACCCTGGAAGGCGAAGAGGAGAACCCCGCCGCCCCACAGGACGACGACGGGCGATAGCGTCCGCTCATGTCAGCAGAGCGCCGCGAAGTCACCGCAAAAGCCGTCACCGTCCGGCGGGCCCGGACCAGCGATGTCCCGGCCGTGCGCGACCTCCTTGACTCCTACGCGCGCGAGCACATCCTGCTCGACAAAGCGACCGTGACCCTTTACGAGGACATCCAGGAGTTCTGGGTCGCGGAACGCGACGACAACGCCGAGGTCGTCGGCTGCGGGGCACTGCACGTCATGTGGGAAGACCTCGCGGAAGTGCGCACGCTCGCGGTGAAGCCGGGCCTGAAGGGCTCCGGTGTCGGTCACCGCCTGCTGGAGAAGTTGCTGCACACCGCCCGCTGGCTCGGTGTGCGGCGCGTTTTCTGTCTCACCTTCGAAGTGGACTTCTTCACGAAGCACGGCTTCGTGGAGATCGGCGAGACGCCGGTGGACACCGATGTCTACGCCGAGCTCTTGCGTTCCTATGACGAGGGCGTCGCGGAGTTCCTCGGTCTCGAACGAGTGAAACCGAACACCTTGGGCAACAGCCGGATGCTTCTGCATCTGTGATCGCCGGGTTCGCCCGCTATTCCCGCGGTCCGACGCTGCCCAGGTTCCCTATGTCCGAAACGCGCATCTTTCCGGACGGGGATGCTCCCCGGGTCTCTCCCAGGGGTTTGTGTTTTTCCGGCAAAAGCGGTTTGCTTTCCGGCGTACTGCAGTACTGCATATAACAGGGGGCGGTGAAACGGCGAGAGCCGCAGACCCCGGGCCCTCACGTTATCGATGAAAGGAAAAGCCGTGGCACAGAAGGTTCAGGTCCTTCTTGTCGACGACCTCGACGGCGGCGAGGCCGACGAGACCGTTACGTTCGCGCTGGACGGCAAGACGTACGAGATCGATCTCACGACCACCAATGCGGACAAGCTGCGGGGACTTCTCGAGCCGTATGTGAAGGGTGGCCGTCGTACGGGAGGCCGCGCTTCCGGTGGACGTGGAAAGGCGCGTGCGGCTTCCGGTAGCAGCCAGGACACCGCGCAGATCCGCGCCTGGGCGAAGGAGAACGGTTACGAGGTCAACGACCGCGGCCGTGTCCCCGCCAGCATCCGTGAGGCCTACGAGAAGGCCAACGGCTGATACCTCGGCCCTCCGGCGCACGCGCGCCGCAGCCGGATCCGGTGG includes the following:
- a CDS encoding amino-acid N-acetyltransferase gives rise to the protein MSAERREVTAKAVTVRRARTSDVPAVRDLLDSYAREHILLDKATVTLYEDIQEFWVAERDDNAEVVGCGALHVMWEDLAEVRTLAVKPGLKGSGVGHRLLEKLLHTARWLGVRRVFCLTFEVDFFTKHGFVEIGETPVDTDVYAELLRSYDEGVAEFLGLERVKPNTLGNSRMLLHL
- a CDS encoding L-aspartate oxidase, yielding MTGTGIRLHAPDPGWAIDADVVVVGSGVAGLTAALRCEAAGLRTVVVTKARLDDGSTRWAQGGIAAALGEGDTPEQHLDDTLVAGVGLCDEEAVRILVTEGPDAVRRLIATGAHFDESSEGELELTREGGHHRRRIAHAGGDATGAEISRALVEAVRARGLRTIENALVLDLLTDAEGRTAGVTLHVMGEGQHDGVGAVHAPAVVLATGGMGQVFSATTNPSVSTGDGVALALRAGAEVSDLEFVQFHPTVLFLGPDAEGQQPLVSEAVRGEGAHLVDADGVRFMAGQHELAELAPRDIVAKGITRRMGEQDAAHMFLDARHFGAEMWEHRFPTILAACRANGIDPVTEPIPVAPAAHYASGGVRTDAHGRTTVPGLYACGEVACTGVHGANRLASNSLLEGLVYAERIAADIAALKADGRLHARVPAPVARPEKPAHPLLGAEARFAIQRIMTRGAGVLRSDESLAKAADQLSRLHTEAREVLDETGRTAEPGVDTWEATNLLCVARVLVAAARRREETRGCHWREDRPDRDDARWRRHIVVRLNPDRTPTLHTTGTADFPPIRQHRPQEQ
- a CDS encoding BlaI/MecI/CopY family transcriptional regulator, encoding MTVREVLEDLQRERSIAYTTVMTVLDNLHQKGWVRREAEGRAYRYEAVSTRAAYAAALMNEAWSQSDNAAAALVAFFGMMSDEQRQALRAAMRIVQVPETLEGEEENPAAPQDDDGR
- a CDS encoding type III pantothenate kinase, with product MLLTIDVGNTHTVLGLFDGDTIVEHWRISTDARRTADELAVLLQGLMGMHPLLGEELGDGIDGIAICATVPSVLHELREVTRRYYGDVPAVLVEPGVKTGVPILTDNPKEVGADRIINAVAAVELYGGPAIVVDFGTATTFDAVSARGEYVGGVIAPGIEISVDALGVKGAQLRKIEMARPRSVIGKNTVEAMQAGIVYGFAGQVDGVVNRMARELADDPDDVTVIATGGLAPIVLSESSVIDEHEPWLTLIGLRLVYERNVARA
- a CDS encoding Lsr2 family protein, giving the protein MAQKVQVLLVDDLDGGEADETVTFALDGKTYEIDLTTTNADKLRGLLEPYVKGGRRTGGRASGGRGKARAASGSSQDTAQIRAWAKENGYEVNDRGRVPASIREAYEKANG
- the nadC gene encoding carboxylating nicotinate-nucleotide diphosphorylase, which translates into the protein MSTPDLPLADTGGCGDGCACGADAEDAYMECGLDPALAELLADAGLDPLEVEDIANVAVQEDLAGGVDVTTVATIPEDAVATADFTAREAGVVAGLRVAEAVLSVVCTDEFEVERHVEDGDRVEAGQKLLSVTTRTRDLLTAERSALNILGRLSGIATATRAWADVLEGTDADVRDTRKTTPGLRSLEKYAVRCGGGVNHRMSLSDAALVKDNHVLAAGGVEQAFKAVREAFPDLPVEVEVDTLHQLREAVDAGADLILLDNFTPGECEEAVAIVHGRAQLEASGRLTLDNARAYAETGVDFLAVGALTHSAPVLDIGLDLREAE